In Candidatus Contubernalis alkalaceticus, the genomic window GACATGCCCTCCTCCTCCAGCAGTCGGCACATAGCCGTGGTTAAAAAAGCTTTCCCTGCATAAATCACTTCAAAGTTTGTATAGTGCTTCTCCATACTCTGTAGATAATATCTACACCGGGTGCGAACCAGTGATTCATCCATAATATTTAAAGGCGTCCCGTAGCGGCTGGCCAAACCCACCACATCACATCCTCCGATTTCCAGATGGCCTTTTGAGTTGATTCTCATGGTCCCTGTTAACATCATTATATTCTCTCCCTTACCTGTAAAAATAAAAAACGACTAACAGGTGATTTCAGTCAGCCGAAACAGTCACCTCTCCCTATCCCTACCGTGAGATAGCACACCACCAGGGGTCCAGGGAAACCCTTGATGACAGTCCTGCAGTTCTTAACTGCAGACCCAGCCGTAATTTTAGGAAAAATTACGACTTCGGCGGCAGCCCCTTTCCTGCGCTTCAAAGCCTTCCTAAGCTCCCCGCAGTACTTTTGACAACCGCTCCTCTACCCCACCCCTTTTTGAGATGAGGTAATTCTTAATTTTTTTTAATACTAACATACACCCCTATAAAAGTCAACGGAAATAATAGCTAGCTTAAAAACCTTGTAACCAGCTTTCTCTATTGCCTCCGTCATGTGCATTTCTTAAAAGGGCCCCTGATATGCAGCCAGAACCTTTTGATTTTCCCAAGCTCACCTTACCTTATTATATCTTTACTCTCCGATAATTTTTTTGGCTTGCTGTCTTGTTACACTTCAAAAAGCTGTTTATCAATGGGGCTGAATATTTCACACCCTTCTTTAGTCACAAGAAGCGTGTCCTCTAAATCTACTGCACCCCACTGAGGTATGATTATTTTAGGCTCTATAGCCAGGACCATATTTTCCTGGAGCAGCATATCCGCATGTGGGCCCACCACCGGGGGTTCGTCCACCTCCAGGCCCAACCCATGCCCAATATATTCACCCTTCTGGCTGCCATAGCCCTGCAGATAATCACCATATCCCTCTTCTTCCGCAATCTTTACTGCCAGATGATACAGCTCCTTTACCGGAATACCTGCTCGTATATGGCTCAGCACCGACTCCATTATTTTAAGTAATGAGCCAAAAACTTCCTTTTGCCTGTCATCTGCCTGACCCACCACGTAAGTCCGGGCAATATCCCCGTGATATCCCTGATAGCTGGGAGCTATATCCACCATCACCAAATCTCCTTTTTGGATTACCCGGTCTGAGGAACCCCAGGGAAGAGCCTTACTTTTTCCTACACCGGTTACAGTCATGGCATATCCACTAATTTTCCACATGTTATCACCGGAAGCTACAATTCCGTCCCCAGGCAGATATCCATCCCAACGTCTGTGGGCTGTCAAACCTTCATGACCCTCTCTGCGATTAGCCACCCAAATCAATGTCGCCAGTTCTACCTCCGTAATCCCCGGCCTGAGGTTGTTTAATATTACCTCATGAATATGGGAAAACAGCCCGGCAGATTTTTTAACCAGCTCTATTTCTTCTAAATCTTTTATCATCCGCTGGTCCATAATTAAAGGAGATATGTTTTCACACCGGAAGTCTTCAAAAAATTCTGCCGTCTTACTGTAAAGCCTGGCAGGGAGCACATCCTCCTCCATGCCTATAACTCCCCCTTTGACACCAAAGCTGTGCAGGATTTTTTTTATCTCTTTTAGGCTGCCTCCCGGCCTTATATCCTCCAGGGTGGCCTCCTCCTGGACAAAGTCCCAGGCCCTTCTGGCAAAGAGAATTGGCTCCTCCTTCAGAGTGACCAACAGATTACAGGGCTGAGCAGTGCCCGCATAATAATATACATCCCGGGGATACATCAATAATGCCACATCAAATCCCTTTTCTTCCATTCTCCTCTTCAAACCATCAATTCTCTTCTTCATCATTACCCTCCAAAATTTAATTTTTAACCACTCTTTTTTGCTTTAATCTCAGAGAATTCAGCAAAACCGAAATAGAACTCATGGCCATGGCAATAGCGGCAATCACCGGACTCAGCAGTCCTGAAGCAGCTATGGGAATAGCCAGGGTGTTATAACCAAAAGCCCAAAAAAGATTTTGGCGAATGATATTAAATGTGAAACGACTTAAATTCAAAGCGGTTACCACTGAGGAAAGGTCTCCTCGGATCAAGGTTATATCTGAGGCTTCTATGGCAATATCTGTGCCGGTGCCGATGGCAATGCCTACGTCTGCCTGGGCCAGAGCAGGAGCATCGTTAATCCCATCCCCTACCATAGCCACTTTTCTGCCCTCCTCCTGTAGACGGCGGATTTCCGCCTCCTTCTCATGGGGCAGCACTTCTGAAAGTACCTGATTTATACCCACCTGAGCTCCAATAGCCGTAGCAGTGCGCTGGTTGTCACCGGTAAGCATAACCGTTTCCAAGCCTTTTCCCTTTAAATAATTTACTGCCCAGCGGGCATCATCCTTCAGAGTATCGGCCACCGCCAGAATTCCTGCAAGCTTCCCCTCCACTGCCAGGTATACTACAGTTTTTCCCTGGTTCTCCAGGCGGTACACTTCCTCTTTTATCCTGTCCTCCAATGAAATACCAGCACTAAAGAGCAGTTTGGGATTCCCTAAAAGAACTTCCCTGCCATTAACCCGGGATTTTACCCCCATTCCCGTCACCGCTTCAAACACTTCTGTTGAATCCAATACTAGACCTTTTTTTCGGGCTCCCTGTACCAAAGCCTGGCCGATAGGATGCTCCGACCCATACTCCACACTGCCGGCCAGCCTCAAGATATCTTCTTCCCCCTCACTGAAAGCAACTACATCGGTCAAAGAAGGTTCTCCTCGAGTTAAGGTGCCGGTTTTATCAAAAACTACCGTATCTATGTCTTTCATAGTCTGTAAACTTTCGGCATCCTTAATCAGAACTCCGTTTTCCGCACCCATACCCGTACCCACCATAATGGCCGTGGGTGTAGCCAACCCCAGAGCACAGGGACAGGAAATAACCAAAACAGCAATGGAAGCGAACAGAGCTCTTTCCATGCCCGAGAGACCTCCTATGGAAAACCAGGCAATAAAGGTGAGAACAGCAATAGTGACTACCACTGGAACGAAGTAAGCGGTAACCCGATCCGCCAGCACCTGTATAGGAGCCTTGGAAGCCTGGGCCTCCTCCACCGCCTTAATAATTTGGGCCAAAAAGGTATCTTTCCCCACCTTGCTGGCCTTTACCATCAGGACTCCATTTTTGTTCATAGTTCCTCCGATAACCTCATCCCCAACCGTCCGGTCTACCGGTATGCTCTCTCCAGTAACCATTGACTCATCCACGCTGGAGTAACCCTCCACTACCACACCATCTACAGGTACTTTTTCCCCAGGCTTGACCATTACTAAATCCTCCTGCTTCAGAGCTTCCACGGGAACCTGCCGTTCCTCTCCGTCAACTATCATTCGAGCAGTCTTAGCTCCCAGTTCTAATAGCTTGCGAATAGCGGAGGAGGTTTTACTCCGGGCGATGGTTTCAAGATATCTGCCCAGCAGGTGAAAGGCCATAATCATGGCGGATAGACCCATAAAAGAAACACTGTCCGATATGAAAAAAGAGGCAATACCCCAGCTGAATGCCGCTATTGTGCCCATGGAAATTAACACATCCATATTGGCACTGCCGTGGCGCAGGGAGTTCATGGCGCCTTTATGGGTGGGCAGGCCGGCCCAAAATACAATAGGAAGGGCAGCCGCCAGCATAATCCAATCGTGACCTGGAACATGTACCACATGCCACATCTCCATCAGCATCAGCGCTTCCAGGAATATCGTAACTGCCATCACAAAAAACAGCACCCTTTTTCGGCTTCGAAGCTCCAGTTCCACTTTAGTTTCTTCCTCTGATTCAAAGAGGGGGTCCTGAGCCAGAACTTCAAACCCCAGATCCTGGACCATTTTATCAATTTCAGCAGGTTCTATTTTTTGAGGGTCATAGCTAACGGTGGCGCTTTCCAGAGGGAAAACTACAGAAACATCTATAATTCCCTCAGTTTTTTTTAGGCTCTTCTCTATGTTAGCCGCACAGGAAGCACAATGCATGCCTCCTATATTCAATTTTATTATGTGTCCATCATTATTGTTTTTTCCTGTCATGTCAAACTCCTTACCCTCTGTGGACTTAATTATTCTTTCTCTCCGTTGTATTCTACCAAACAGGCTTCCAACTGATCCTCGGGAATAATCTCCGTTATGGTGGGTTTAAACTTTCGTGTTTGGGCAATTCGCTTGTCCATAAGCCTGATAACCACGAATACTAATACCATAGCCAAAAAGCCTACTCCAATACTCATAACTTCTGCAGTTTCCTGATAGCCACTGCCTATGGCCACCTTTTGCGTTATAAACATGGCAATAACCAGTGCAATTACAGGAATGACGTAGACAATGAGGGAAGCAAGTATTACTTTATTTGTCTCTACTCCTATTCTAACGAATTCCCCTACTTTTGCCCCCACAGGATTAGGAACTTCTATGGTGACTTCTGTCCCCCCTCCTGCTGATAAAATGCCACATCCACCACAACTTTTACAGGAAGAATGTTTCTTAACTATTATTTTTGCCATACCATCATCATTTACTTCAAAAACTTCACCAACCTGCTCCAAAAAACCCTCTCCTTTACCAGTTCTTTTTAAGCTAGAATATTTATATTATTATCATTACCCTCCAGCTGAAGAAAACCACAATAAAAAATATTAATAATTAATTATTCTATTTATTTTAAAATAATCCTTGCATAGGTTCAATCTTTGTATTATAATTAAGTTCAGAATTTAGTAAATTTTCAAATACTTACAGTGAGCTTACAACGTAAACTACCAACCCTTATTCATAATTTCCCCATATCCCCAGTTTATACTGGGCTTTTTTTTTGGTGAAAATAACAAGATTTAAACCTTGGGTTAAACCTTTTTACAAAACCATAAACTTTATGCTGAGACACCAGACAGTCTGTCCTATATTTATGGTTAATCAATCATTCCAATAACTTCAAGGCAGCCCAAGCCAACACTGCTGCCCCCACAGGCAGAGATTCTTCGTTGATATCATAATCCTGATGATGCCAGGGATGAACTGACTTCCCTGCTTCAGGAGCAACTCCCAGAAATAAATAGGAGCCGGGAACATGCTCTAAATAATGTGCAAAATCCTCACTGCCCATGAGTGGGCTTTCCATAATCAACGTATTTTCTTCTCCCAAGATTTCTCTAGAGGCTTCTTCAACTAGAGCAGTTACTTTGTCTTCGTTCACCAATACCGGGTAATTTCTGGTGTATTCCAATTCATATGCTGCACCACAAGCAGAAGTAATCCCTTTAAGGATTTCATCAATCATTCCTTCCATCCGATCCCGTAGTTCAGAACTCAAAGTACGCACAGTCCCCTCCATCTCCACTTCCGCAGCAATAATGTTAAACTTTTCCCCCCCTTGAATTTTCCCAATGCTTAATACCACCGGTTCTATTGGATTAACCCTCCTGCTGGAAATCAGCTGCAAAGCTTGTATCACCTGGGAAGCCACCACCACCGAATCCACCGTCTGGTGAGGAGCTGCACCGTGCCCTCCGCTTCCAATAATTTTTATTTTAAACGAGTCCGCCGCCGCCATAACCGGTCCCCTTTTCAGGGCTACAGAACCTACTGGATAGTACGGGTTGGTATGTATCCCTAAAATGGCGTCCACTGAAGGTTGGGTCAGCACACCCGCTTCTATCATGAAACAAGCACCGCCGGGGGGTTTTTCCTCAGCAGGTTGAAAGATAAACTTAACCTGTCCCTTTATCTTTTCTGAATATTTCAATAAAAGCATTGCTGCTCCCAAGACTACCGTCATATGAGCATCATGTCCGCAGGCATGACAGACACCAGGGTAACGGGAGGAATAGTCGGCATCCTTACCATCCTGCAGGGGCAAAGCATCCATATCCGCTCTCAGAGCAATGGTTTTGCCCGGCTCACTTCCTTTTAGCAAAGCTGTCACTCCAGTACCAGCTACGTTCTTTTGGACCTTCAGCCCCAATTTTTCCAATAGGGAAGAAATATATTCCCCGGTTTTTTCCTCCTCAAAGGCTGTCTCAGGATAACGATGAAAATGCCGACGGATTTCCACCAGCTGCTCTTTTAAAATTTCTGCACTGAATTTTAATTCTTCATTAAAAAACATTTCGACACCTCCGGCACAACAATTTTTCAATTAACTCCGTGCTGCTTTTTCAAGAGATTCTGTTCCCGCTTCGATGGTCCTTTCAATATCTTCTTCCGTATGAGCTGCAGAAACAAATCCTGATTCAAATTGAGAAGGAGCCAGATATATTCCTCTCTCCAGCATAGCCTGAAAATATCTAGTAAACATATTTAGATCAGAGCGGGCAGCTGTGTCAAAATCCCAAACCTCCCCTTCCTGGAAGAAAACGCAAAACAGGGATCCAATCCTATGGACACGAACCGGTATCCCCAGTCTATCCGCACCTTTCTTTACCCCCTCCAACAATTTCTTCGTTTTAACCTCCAACTGGGTATAGATTGACCCTTCTTTTAAAACCTTTAATACAGCAATCCCTGCAGACATGGCCAGAGGATTCCCCGAAAGAGTGCCTGCCTGATAGACAGGACCCAGGGGAGCCATGCTCTCCATTATCTCTCTTCTTCCACCATAGGCGCCCACAGGAAGACCACCGCCAATAATTTTACCCAAACAGGTCAGATCCGGTCTCACTCCATAAACCTCCTGGGCCCCTCCAAAGGCAGCCCTGAAACCGGTAATCACCTCATCAAAGATTAACAGTGAACCATACTTTTCAGTGATTTTCCGTAAAAATTCCAGATAACCCAAACGAGGTAAAACCAGCCCCATGTTTCCGGCCACCGGTTCTAGAATCACTGCGGCTATTTCCTCTCCCTGCTGTTCAAATACTTCTTTTAACGAATCTATATCATTATAAGATATGCTAATGGTATCCCGGGCCGTCCCCGGGGTAACTCCCGGGCTATCCGGCAGACCCAGGGTAGTAACTCCAGAACCGGCTTTAATCAGCAGACTGTCTACATGTCCGTGATAACAGCCGTTGAACTTCAAGATTTTATCCCTCTGGGTAAATCCTCGAGCCAGGCGCAGAGCAGTCATGGTAGCCTCTGTCCCGGAATTCACCATCCTCACCATTTCCATGGAAGGAAAAGCTCCTGTCACCAGTTCCGCCATTTCCGTTTCCATCTCTGTGGGTGCCCCAAAACTGGTACCACTCTCCAGAGCAGTTTTTACCGCCTCCACCACCTGAGGGTGACAGTGCCCCAGAATCAACGGCCCCCAGGAACAAACGTAATCAATATACTCCTTTCCCTCCAGGTCATATATTTTAGACCCTTTACCCTCGGATATAAAAGGGGGATTCAACCCAACAGAACTGAAAGCCCTTACGGGGCTATTAACCCCGCCAGGCATTATTTTCTTAGCCTTCTCAAATGCTTCTATGGATT contains:
- the hemL gene encoding glutamate-1-semialdehyde 2,1-aminomutase encodes the protein MTEKKSIEAFEKAKKIMPGGVNSPVRAFSSVGLNPPFISEGKGSKIYDLEGKEYIDYVCSWGPLILGHCHPQVVEAVKTALESGTSFGAPTEMETEMAELVTGAFPSMEMVRMVNSGTEATMTALRLARGFTQRDKILKFNGCYHGHVDSLLIKAGSGVTTLGLPDSPGVTPGTARDTISISYNDIDSLKEVFEQQGEEIAAVILEPVAGNMGLVLPRLGYLEFLRKITEKYGSLLIFDEVITGFRAAFGGAQEVYGVRPDLTCLGKIIGGGLPVGAYGGRREIMESMAPLGPVYQAGTLSGNPLAMSAGIAVLKVLKEGSIYTQLEVKTKKLLEGVKKGADRLGIPVRVHRIGSLFCVFFQEGEVWDFDTAARSDLNMFTRYFQAMLERGIYLAPSQFESGFVSAAHTEEDIERTIEAGTESLEKAARS
- a CDS encoding heavy metal translocating P-type ATPase; its protein translation is MTGKNNNDGHIIKLNIGGMHCASCAANIEKSLKKTEGIIDVSVVFPLESATVSYDPQKIEPAEIDKMVQDLGFEVLAQDPLFESEEETKVELELRSRKRVLFFVMAVTIFLEALMLMEMWHVVHVPGHDWIMLAAALPIVFWAGLPTHKGAMNSLRHGSANMDVLISMGTIAAFSWGIASFFISDSVSFMGLSAMIMAFHLLGRYLETIARSKTSSAIRKLLELGAKTARMIVDGEERQVPVEALKQEDLVMVKPGEKVPVDGVVVEGYSSVDESMVTGESIPVDRTVGDEVIGGTMNKNGVLMVKASKVGKDTFLAQIIKAVEEAQASKAPIQVLADRVTAYFVPVVVTIAVLTFIAWFSIGGLSGMERALFASIAVLVISCPCALGLATPTAIMVGTGMGAENGVLIKDAESLQTMKDIDTVVFDKTGTLTRGEPSLTDVVAFSEGEEDILRLAGSVEYGSEHPIGQALVQGARKKGLVLDSTEVFEAVTGMGVKSRVNGREVLLGNPKLLFSAGISLEDRIKEEVYRLENQGKTVVYLAVEGKLAGILAVADTLKDDARWAVNYLKGKGLETVMLTGDNQRTATAIGAQVGINQVLSEVLPHEKEAEIRRLQEEGRKVAMVGDGINDAPALAQADVGIAIGTGTDIAIEASDITLIRGDLSSVVTALNLSRFTFNIIRQNLFWAFGYNTLAIPIAASGLLSPVIAAIAMAMSSISVLLNSLRLKQKRVVKN
- a CDS encoding M24 family metallopeptidase, producing the protein MKKRIDGLKRRMEEKGFDVALLMYPRDVYYYAGTAQPCNLLVTLKEEPILFARRAWDFVQEEATLEDIRPGGSLKEIKKILHSFGVKGGVIGMEEDVLPARLYSKTAEFFEDFRCENISPLIMDQRMIKDLEEIELVKKSAGLFSHIHEVILNNLRPGITEVELATLIWVANRREGHEGLTAHRRWDGYLPGDGIVASGDNMWKISGYAMTVTGVGKSKALPWGSSDRVIQKGDLVMVDIAPSYQGYHGDIARTYVVGQADDRQKEVFGSLLKIMESVLSHIRAGIPVKELYHLAVKIAEEEGYGDYLQGYGSQKGEYIGHGLGLEVDEPPVVGPHADMLLQENMVLAIEPKIIIPQWGAVDLEDTLLVTKEGCEIFSPIDKQLFEV
- a CDS encoding SoxR reducing system RseC family protein → MEQVGEVFEVNDDGMAKIIVKKHSSCKSCGGCGILSAGGGTEVTIEVPNPVGAKVGEFVRIGVETNKVILASLIVYVIPVIALVIAMFITQKVAIGSGYQETAEVMSIGVGFLAMVLVFVVIRLMDKRIAQTRKFKPTITEIIPEDQLEACLVEYNGEKE
- a CDS encoding M20 metallopeptidase family protein yields the protein MFFNEELKFSAEILKEQLVEIRRHFHRYPETAFEEEKTGEYISSLLEKLGLKVQKNVAGTGVTALLKGSEPGKTIALRADMDALPLQDGKDADYSSRYPGVCHACGHDAHMTVVLGAAMLLLKYSEKIKGQVKFIFQPAEEKPPGGACFMIEAGVLTQPSVDAILGIHTNPYYPVGSVALKRGPVMAAADSFKIKIIGSGGHGAAPHQTVDSVVVASQVIQALQLISSRRVNPIEPVVLSIGKIQGGEKFNIIAAEVEMEGTVRTLSSELRDRMEGMIDEILKGITSACGAAYELEYTRNYPVLVNEDKVTALVEEASREILGEENTLIMESPLMGSEDFAHYLEHVPGSYLFLGVAPEAGKSVHPWHHQDYDINEESLPVGAAVLAWAALKLLE